The following coding sequences lie in one Haematobia irritans isolate KBUSLIRL chromosome 3, ASM5000362v1, whole genome shotgun sequence genomic window:
- the LOC142231571 gene encoding chitinase-3-like protein 1, which yields MQILYFTLLLVFIFPQGLITLENGDIVENMINCYYGTWTAERSEKPFWPERIHPELCTHVSYAFIEVTVDETKGPRLSSMANLDWLDDTLALRHRNPNLKIVAAIGGRGVDSTHFSQIARKLEWRKKFVNILMDLFRCYTDLNGIDLHWLYPGSSINPYGDLVDRDDRENFVILLRELNEELSKGNWTLGVSVTGDVEHARMWYDVPNIAENVDYIHLMAYNYTKEDMGIFHAPLVAEKGENNVVDSIAYWLDNGTPHGKLSLGIAFIGRSFRVDSMEKPSMDPEEPSTTIVRALEKLHTLPYNKLCSMVDQANEKNLHFFKDVGASVLMKSSTWLSYESTVSLQAKLDLVYDVGLVGVTIWTVDNDDYEAKCGMSYPLLRAVRKRFNTPRVWNIQKDEL from the exons atgcaaaTATTATATTTCACTTTGCTAttagtttttatatttccccaagGTCTCATCACCTTGGAGAATGGTGACATAGTAGAAAATATGATTAATTGTTATTATGGCACCTGGACGGCGGAACGTTCGGAAAAGCCCTTTTGGCCTGAAAGAATACATCCGGAATTATGTACTCATGTGAGTTACGCCTTTATTGAAGTCACTGTGGATGAGACAAAAGGTCCTAGACTCAGCTCTATGGCCAATTTGG attGGTTGGATGACACTTTGGCCTTGCGACATCGAAATCCCAATCTTAAAATCGTAGCTGCAATTGGTGGCCGTGGTGTAGATTCAACTCACTTTTCTCAAATTGCCCGTAAATTAGAATGGCGTAAAAAATTCGTGAATATTTTAATGGATTTGTTTCGATGCTATACTGATTTAAATGGCATCGATTTGCATTGGCTATATCCTGGCTCATCGATTAATCCATATGGTGATTTAGTTGATCGCGATGATCGTGAGAATTTTGTAATTCTATTAAGGGAACTGAATGAGGA ATTATCTAAAGGAAATTGGACATTGGGCGTTTCGGTTACCGGGGATGTTGAACATGCTCGCATGTGGTATGATGTGCCCAATATTGCCGAAAATGTCGATTACATCCATCTTATGGCTTATAATTATACCAAAGAGGATATGGGTATATTCCATGCTCCTTTGGTTGCTGAGAAAGGGGAAAATAATGTTGTGGACTCTATTGCTTATTGGTTAGATAATG GAACACCCCATGGAAAATTAAGTTTAGGAATTGCTTTCATTGGTCGATCTTTTCGTGTGGATAGTATGGAGAAGCCTTCAATGGATCCCGAAGAACCTTCAACTACCATAGTGCGCGCTTTAGAAAAATTACACACATTGCCCTATAATAAACTTTGTTCAATGGTGGATCAAGCCAATGAGAAAAATCTCCATTTCTTTAAAGATGTAGGTGCTAGTGTCCTAATGAAATCATCCACTTGGTTAAGTTATGAGTCTACTGTGAGTCTTCAGGCAAAATTGGATTTAGTTTATGATGTAGGCTTGGTGGGTGTTACAATTTGGACAGTGGACAATGATGATTATGAAGCGAAATGTGGCATGAGTTACCCGTTATTGAGAGCCGTACGAAAGAGGTTCAACACGCCAAGGGTGTGGAATATACAAAAGGATgagttgtaa
- the spirit gene encoding serine Protease Immune Response Integrator, with amino-acid sequence MHGYWHIFNIFIILVKENYGEPSILPKSQRGIIYPTDNWDDCTLDTPFKQPGQCTNIENCPEVLYKWQKENIYPKTCYFIKKDHYVCCPKSAALNTREIVTIKPIESIELMTPSSTSSLLDELQLEQRRSELECDLNTRVQSTIVHGTPTKKDEFPFMAALGWTNRFNNEIWYRCGGVVISPRFVLTAAHCQDIGGEMASVVRIGGSNLTDNSVRDVKIKRFIRHPDYRPPQVYNDIGLVELNEDVKDVYAACLWTKDMLNSETLTAIGYGHTQFGGIGSQQLLKTDLKAVSNKDCLKFYSNDYAEAPNGILSSQLCAGDPVGLRDTCQGDSGGPLVNLVGPFKRGYVVAITSFGLGCASGSPAIYTRVSSYLDWIETLVWPKLDTRFS; translated from the exons ATGCATGGATATTggcatattttcaatattttcataattttagtgAAAGAGAATT ATGGTGAACCTTCCATCCTACCCAAATCTCAACGTGGCATAATCTATCCTACAGATAATTGGGATGATTGCACCCTAGACACACCCTTTAAGCAACCGGGACAATGTACAAACATAGAAAATTGCCCAGAAGTTCTATATAAAtggcaaaaagaaaatatttatcccaaaacttgttattttattaaaaaggatCATTATGTGTGTTGTCCTAAATCGGCAGCTTTAAATACTAGAGAAATTGTGACCATTAAACCAATTGAAAGTATTGAACTGATGACACCTTCATCCACATCGAGTTTACTAGATGAGTTGCAATTGGAACAGCGTAGAAGTGAATTGG aatgtGATCTTAATACCAGAGTTCAATCGACAATCGTTCATGGAACACCAACTAAAAAGGATGAATTTCCTTTCATG GCTGCCCTTGGTTGGACAAATAGGTTCAATAATGAAATATGGTATCGTTGCGGTGGAGTTGTAATTTCCCCAAGATTTGTTTTAACAGCGGCCCACTGTCAAGATATAGGAGG tgaaATGGCAAGTGTTGTACGTATAGGTGGCTCAAATTTGACAGATAATTCGGTGCGAGATGTTAAAATTAAGCGGTTCATTAGACACCCAGATTACAGACCTCCTCAAGTTTATAATGACATAGGATTGGTGGAATTGAATGAAGATGTGAAAGA TGTATATGCAGCTTGTTTGTGGACGAAGGATATGTTGAATTCGGAAACTCTTACAGCAATTGGTTATGGCCATACCCAATTTGGTGGTATAGGATCCCAGCAACTCTTAAAAACCGACCTCAAGGCAGTGTCAAATAAGGATTGCTTGAAATTCTATTCCAATGATTATGCGGAAGCCCCCAATGGTATACTGAGTTCACAATTATGTGCTGGTGATCCCGTTGGACTTCGAGATACTTGTCAAGGAGATTCTGGTGGACCATTAGTTAACCTTGTTGGTCCATTTAAACGTGGCTATGTGGTGGCAATTACCTCTTTTGGTTTGGGATGTGCTAGTGGGTCTCCGGCAATTTATACACGAGTGTCGTCCTACCTCGATTGGATAGAGACATTGGTGTGGCCTAAATTGGATACAAGATTTTCTTAG